In the Hordeum vulgare subsp. vulgare chromosome 7H, MorexV3_pseudomolecules_assembly, whole genome shotgun sequence genome, one interval contains:
- the LOC123412272 gene encoding protein tesmin/TSO1-like CXC 5, protein MEPGNQQQVQPPAPPAAQLMAPPHPPQPRPVAQVHAVFSSTRQWPMSFTPIKPMVEIKSVTPPKRKKQCNCKNSHCLKLYCECFAAGLYCDGCNCKQCGNKVENEHARQEAINSTKLRNPKAFQPKIENVPSTLSVRKDAGAPSLPKHNKGCHCKKSGCLKKYCECFQANILCSKNCKCMDCKNFEGSEELQAIIQGDNASDKNSIQQAANVTLNGAIGSSGYKYSPVRRKRHPEDPLGPEANHFDASQVASSSGLEGCIGYQSRSKMVYRSPLANTVHPTDVNDLANHLVIACRKATEAFLTIADNKVEMEVERGIHTNADLNNDSMKNREVQNGVISQPDVATHIDQRTAGDLESPCGNTQEDYRPASPGTQALLCDEQGTAFGSDYRTSFPAAFHDQDTPKLSVLQEKTVLTGLREYLRVIITRGKINANNSAGMTEANASSEPAMELDARRNHGATTGPGVSSLPSEAVERPKAPGDPENPRTSDPSA, encoded by the exons ATGGAGCCGGGGAATCAGCAACAGGTCCAGCCTCCGGCGCCCCCTGCAGCTCAGCTGATGGCGCCGCCGCATCCGCCGCAGCCGAGGCCAGTGGCCCAGGTGCATGCTGTCTTCTCCTCGACCAGGCAGTGGCCAATGTCCTTCACGCCTAT CAAGCCAATGGTCGAAATCAAGAGTGTGACTCCACCAAAGAGAAAGAAGCAGTGCAATTGCAAAAACTCACACTGTCTAAAGCT GTACTGTGAGTGTTTTGCAGCAGGCCTTTATTGCGACGGCTGCAATTGTAAACAATGTGGAAATAAAGTTGAGAATGAACATGCTAGGCAGGAGGCTATTAACAGCACTAAGCTACGGAATCCAAAGGCTTTTCAACCTAAGATCGAAAACGTTCCAAGTACTCTTAGTGTTCGAAAG GATGCTGGAGCACCTTCACTTCCAAAACATAATAAAGGTTGTCactgcaaaaaatcagggtgtCTCAAGAAGTACTGTGAATGCTTCCAAGCAAATATCCTTTGTTCCAAGAATTGTAAATGTATGGATTGCAAGAACTTCGAAGGAAGTGAGGAGCTACAGGCTATAATTCAAGGGGATAATGCATCTGATAAAAATAGCATTCAGCAAGCAGCTAACGTCACTCTGAATGGTGCCATTGGATCCTCTGGGTATAAATATTCACCTGTACGTAGAAAAAGACACCCAGAAGACCCCCTTGGTCCAGAG GCTAACCACTTCGATGCTTCACAAGTTGCTTCTTCCAGTGGACTTGAAGGCTGTATTGGTTATCAGAGTAGATCTAAAATGGTCTATAG GTCTCCGCTAGCAAACACTGTCCATCCTACCGATGTTAATGATCTTGCCAACCATTTGGTGATTGCATGCAGAAAGGCAACAGAAGCCTTCTTGACAATAGCTG ATAACAAAGTTGAGATGGAAGTAGAGAGGGGAATTCACACAAATGCTGACCTAAACAATGATAGCATGAAAAACCGTGAAGTTCAGAACGGTGTTATTAGTCAACCTGATGTTGCAACCCATATAGATCAGCGGACTGCTGGTGATCTCGAATCACCTTGCGGTAACACCCAAGAGGATTATAGACCTGCCTCTCCAGGAACACAAGCGCTGCTGTGTGACGAGCAGGGCACCGCATTTGGATCGGATTATAGAACTTCATTTCCAGCGGCATTTCATGATCAGGACACTCCAAAGCTAAGCGTTCTGCAAGAAAAGACGGTGTTGACAGGGTTGCGAGAGTACCTCCGGGTAATCATCACGCGCGGCAAGATAAATG CCAATAACTCAGCCGGGATGACAGAAGCCAACGCGTCGTCCGAGCCCGCTATGGAGCTGGACGCTCGAAGAAACCATGGAGCAACCACTGGTCCCGGTGTGAGTTCGCTTCCATCAGAAGCTGTGGAAAGACCAAAAGCCCCCGGCGACCCCGAGAATCCAAGAACAAGTGACCCCTCCGCATAG